One stretch of Gadus macrocephalus chromosome 12, ASM3116895v1 DNA includes these proteins:
- the si:ch211-198n5.11 gene encoding methylcrotonoyl-coenzyme A carboxylase 2 has product MSSGPRRRRALPSAFSALDLPLQPLFRHVCEANLKNSTACQNKYEELMKKVRKGGGENAIARHTQRNNKLLVNDRLRLLLDDEDFLELSPLAGLGLPYGDIPSAGCLTGIGRINGLWCVFIANDATVKGGTAYPITVKKQLRAQEVAIQNRLPCVYLVDSGGAFLPLQSEIFPDKNQGGRTFYNEAIMSARKIPQVAVVCGSCTAGGAYIPTMAEETVMVDRIGTIFLGGPPLVKAATGEEVTPENLGGAKLHSEVSGCVDHFAKHEKEAYECTRNIISTLNFELPQEEDEQRWKAEEEPLHGCEELLQLAPLNYNHSLDVRMVISRLTDGSRFQEFKARYGTNLVTGFAKIHGHQVGIVANNGELSNEASLKGSHFVQLCDQRDIPLLFLQNTVPRSKQTLDVAQAEVNSNCLKALSSMMSAVACASVPKITVVIGGCHGVDSYAMCGRSFDPNFLFLWPNARVSVIAPGHACSLLPPGGEEEEEQDANRKLEEESSAFFSSGRLWDDGIILPQETRKVLRACLDIIRQQQYQISTEKQRAPLLRM; this is encoded by the exons ATGAGCTCCgggccaagaagaagaagagctctGCCCAGTGCCTTCTCTGCGCTTGACCTGCCCCTCCAGCCTTTATTTCGGCATGTTTGCGAAGCTAACCTTAAAAACAGCACTGCCTGCCAAAACAA GTATGAGGAGTTGATGAAGAAGGTGAgaaaggggggtggggagaaTGCCATTGCCAGACACACTCAGAGGAACAATAAGTTGCTGGTAAATGATCGCCTTCGCCTGCTTTTGGATGATGAGGACTTCCTGGAACTTTCGCCGTTGGCTGGTTTGGGTCTCCCCTACGGAGATATCCCTTCAGCTGGATGCTTAACAG GCATAGGCCGGATCAATGGCCTGTGGTGCGTGTTCATTGCCAACGATGCCACTGTGAAGGGCGGCACCGCTTATCCAATCACAGTGAAGAAGCAGCTGCGGGCACAGGAAGTGGCCATCCAGAACCGCCTCCCATGTGTCTACCTGGTTGATTCTGGAGGAGCGTTTTTACCACTTCAG TCAGAAATCTTTCCAGACAAGAACCAAGGCGGAAGGACGTTCTACAATGAAGCCATAATGTCTGCGAGGAAAATCCCACAG GTGGCGGTGGTGTGTGGCTCGTGTACAGCTGGGGGAGCTTATATACCCACCATGGCGGAGGAGACGGTGATGGTGGACCGCATAGGGACTATATTCCTGGGAGGCCCGCCACTCGTTAAAGCTGCCACCGGAGAGGAAGTGACACCAGAGAACCTGGGTGGAGCCAAGCTTCACTCTga AGTCAGCGGCTGTGTGGACCATTTTGCCAAGCATGAGAAGGAAGCCTATGAGTGCACACGAAACATAATTTCCACCCTGAACTTCGAACTTCCCCAGGAGGAAGACGAGCAGCGGTGGAAGGCCGAAGAGGAGCCTTTACATGGCTGTGAAGAGTTGCTTCAACTGGCTCCACTGAATTACAACCACAGTCTGGACGTCCGCATG GTCATTAGTCGTTTGACAGATGGCAGCAGATTCCAGGAGTTCAAAGCTCGCTATGGCACCAACCTTGTCACTGGTTTTGCCAAGATACACGG CCACCAAGTGGGTATAGTAGCCAACAACGGAGAGCTGTCCAATGAAGCATCACTCAAAGGCAGCCATTTTGTCCAGTTGTGTGACCAGAGAGAcattcccctcctcttcctccagaacACGGTGCCCAGATCAAAGCAAACGCTGGACGTGGCGCAG gCAGAGGTCAACTCTAACTGTCTGAAGGCTCTGAGTTCGATGATGTCGGCGGTGGCATGTGCTTCGGTCCCAAAGATCACTGTTGTGATTGGTGGTTGCCATGGTGTCGACAGCTATGCCATG TGCGGGCGCTCCTTCGACCCCAACTTCTTGTTCCTGTGGCCCAACGCCAGAGTCTCTGTGATCGCCCCAGGCCATGCAtgctctctgctgccccccggtggcgaagaggaggaggagcaggatgcAAACAGGaaactggaggaggagagctccGCGTTCTTCTCATCTGGTCGGCTCTGGGACGATGGAATCATTCTCCCTCAGGAAACCAGGAAG GTACTCCGAGCCTGTCTAGACATCATCAGGCAACAGCAATATCAGATCTCCACAGAGAAGCAAAGGGCCCCTCTGCTGAGGATGTAG